In Haloterrigena turkmenica DSM 5511, a single genomic region encodes these proteins:
- a CDS encoding winged helix-turn-helix transcriptional regulator: MSSPQTEPSDETVETPENDGPNACPVIESLEQIGSQWRLAVLHELLSGEQRFNELKRSTGANARTLSRVLDDLGEMGFVERRLEEDAPIATYYSLTDKGESLEPVFDEIECWAGSWLESCQN, from the coding sequence ATGTCATCCCCGCAGACCGAACCCAGCGACGAGACGGTCGAGACGCCCGAGAACGACGGCCCCAACGCCTGCCCCGTCATCGAATCGCTCGAGCAGATCGGCTCCCAGTGGCGGCTGGCGGTCCTCCACGAACTGCTCTCCGGCGAACAGCGCTTTAACGAACTCAAGCGCTCGACCGGCGCGAACGCCCGCACCCTCTCGCGCGTACTCGACGACTTGGGCGAGATGGGATTCGTCGAACGCCGCCTCGAGGAGGACGCCCCGATCGCGACCTACTACAGCCTGACCGACAAGGGCGAGTCCCTCGAGCCCGTCTTCGACGAGATCGAGTGCTGGGCCGGCTCGTGGCTCGAGAGCTGCCAGAACTGA
- a CDS encoding ribonuclease HI family protein, with product MTDDPLPAEHRSPLAALVDEVLAGFGYEVAAATDAIDDAVPGYGGLFDPETSPDELRAALESVLDSGLSRPPVPEPTSDAFVLYVDGSSRGNPGPAGAGAVIMDATEDQLARLARPVGSRTGNNTAEYVALQLGLSELLARYEPRRLDVRIDSMTVIRDVWGGDDPTEPGVETYSEGVAAALSSVPDHRYTHLADSDPNPADALATVGADIAAFGPG from the coding sequence ATGACCGACGACCCTCTCCCGGCCGAACACCGCTCGCCGCTCGCCGCGCTCGTCGACGAGGTACTCGCGGGGTTCGGCTACGAGGTGGCGGCCGCCACCGACGCCATCGACGACGCCGTCCCCGGGTACGGCGGTCTCTTTGACCCCGAGACCTCCCCAGACGAGTTACGTGCCGCGCTCGAAAGCGTACTGGACTCGGGACTCTCCCGGCCACCCGTCCCCGAGCCGACGAGCGACGCGTTCGTCCTCTACGTCGACGGCAGTTCACGCGGGAACCCCGGCCCCGCAGGGGCGGGCGCCGTCATCATGGACGCCACGGAGGACCAACTCGCACGTCTCGCTCGCCCCGTCGGCTCCCGGACGGGGAACAACACCGCCGAATACGTCGCACTCCAGCTCGGGCTCTCTGAACTGTTGGCTCGCTACGAGCCGCGCAGGCTGGACGTGCGCATCGATTCGATGACGGTCATCCGAGACGTCTGGGGCGGCGACGACCCGACGGAACCGGGCGTCGAGACGTACAGCGAGGGCGTCGCGGCGGCGCTCTCGAGCGTCCCGGACCACCGGTACACGCATCTGGCCGACAGCGACCCGAACCCCGCCGACGCGCTGGCGACGGTGGGCGCCGATATTGCGGCCTTCGGACCGGGATAG
- a CDS encoding SRPBCC family protein: protein MTRLRRTRTPDGRRLEASHVVKAPAADAWDLLVDTTRWPEWSPLVTGVEATERRIQLDTSGRVRIPGAWVPFRITAYVPAERRWSWRVLGLPGAGHRVDDLGANRCRIAFELPPTATGYAPVCLRALERLEEVLEQEGIE from the coding sequence ATGACTCGTCTCCGGCGGACGCGAACGCCCGACGGCCGGCGACTCGAGGCCTCCCACGTGGTCAAAGCCCCGGCGGCCGACGCGTGGGACCTGCTCGTGGACACCACCCGCTGGCCGGAGTGGTCGCCCCTCGTGACCGGCGTCGAGGCGACCGAGCGGCGGATCCAGTTGGACACGAGCGGTCGCGTTCGGATCCCCGGCGCGTGGGTCCCGTTTCGCATCACGGCGTACGTCCCCGCGGAACGGCGCTGGAGCTGGCGCGTGCTCGGACTGCCGGGTGCCGGCCACCGCGTCGACGACCTCGGCGCGAACCGCTGTCGGATCGCCTTCGAACTGCCCCCGACCGCGACCGGCTACGCGCCCGTCTGTCTGCGCGCACTCGAGCGACTCGAGGAGGTGCTCGAGCAAGAAGGGATCGAGTGA